Below is a window of Deltaproteobacteria bacterium HGW-Deltaproteobacteria-6 DNA.
TAACCTATTTAACTCGCCGCTTTGATCTTAAAATATCACTACGTTAGGTTTTGTCAAGACAAATTCAAAGCTCCCTAATTGTTTCAGCACATCAATAATCCTGAAATGCCTGCACAATCTTGTAGACTATTCTTTGGTGCTCCTCCTTCATTCCTTTCACGATCTCTTTAATGTTTTTTGCACGAACATCAGGATTTGTCAGGTGCATGAAATCGAAAAAATCTTTTAGTGGGACATTCAGAACCGCTGCAATTTTTTCTAGGCGATCAATTGTTGGATAGCTACTGCCAACTTCAAGTCTGCTTACGTGGCGTGGTTCCACACCAATCAAATCAGCCAACTGCTCCTGCGACAAGTTCCGCGATTTTCGTAACTCGCGAATCCGTGCCCCCAAAAGCTTTTTGGTATTATTCATGCCGTGTCTCTCCCTGATTAATAATTATCAGTTTAGGGATGGTTTT
It encodes the following:
- a CDS encoding XRE family transcriptional regulator; amino-acid sequence: MNNTKKLLGARIRELRKSRNLSQEQLADLIGVEPRHVSRLEVGSSYPTIDRLEKIAAVLNVPLKDFFDFMHLTNPDVRAKNIKEIVKGMKEEHQRIVYKIVQAFQDY